One region of Pogona vitticeps strain Pit_001003342236 chromosome 1, PviZW2.1, whole genome shotgun sequence genomic DNA includes:
- the RTN4 gene encoding reticulon-4 isoform X5 gives MDSQPSNWKDKVVDLLYWRDVKKTGVVFGASLFLLLSLTVFSIVSVVAYIALALLSVTISFRIYKGVIQAVQKSDEGHPFRTYLDKDVAVSEELVQKYSNVVLGHFNSTVKELRRLFLVDDLVDSLKFAVLMWVFTYVGALFNGLTLLILALISLFSIPIIYEKYQAQIDHYVGFVNKNVKDAMTKIQAKIPGLKRKTE, from the exons TTGTTGACCTCCTTTACTGGCGAGACGTTAAGAAGACGGGTGTGGTATTTGGAGCCAGCTTGTTCCTGCTGCTTTCTTTAACCGTGTTCAGTATCGTGAGTGTGGTTGCTTATATTGCCTTGGCTCTCCTATCAGTGACCATCAGTTTTAGGATATACAAGGGAGTTATCCAAGCAGTCCAAAAGTCTGATGAGGGTCACCCGTTCAG GACTTACTTGGATAAAGATGTTGCTGTTTCCGAGGAGCTTGTCCAAAAATACAGCAACGTTGTGCTTGGCCACTTCAACAGCACAGTTAAAGAGCTCAGGCGCCTTTTCCTAGTGGATGACCTGGTGGATTCGCTAAAG tttgCCGTTTTGATGTGGGTGTTCACCTACGTTGGTGCCTTGTTTAATGGTCTGACATTGCTGATATTGG ctctgattTCACTCTTCAGTATTCCTATTATTTATGAGAAGTACCAG gctCAAATCGACCATTATGTGGGATTCGTGAACAAGAATGTCAAAGATGCAATGACAAA GATCCAAGCTAAAATCCCTGGACTGAAGCGCAAAACTGAATGA
- the RTN4 gene encoding reticulon-4 isoform X7 — protein sequence MDARSVVDLLYWRDVKKTGVVFGASLFLLLSLTVFSIVSVVAYIALALLSVTISFRIYKGVIQAVQKSDEGHPFRTYLDKDVAVSEELVQKYSNVVLGHFNSTVKELRRLFLVDDLVDSLKFAVLMWVFTYVGALFNGLTLLILALISLFSIPIIYEKYQAQIDHYVGFVNKNVKDAMTKIQAKIPGLKRKTE from the exons ATGGATGCCAGAAGTG TTGTTGACCTCCTTTACTGGCGAGACGTTAAGAAGACGGGTGTGGTATTTGGAGCCAGCTTGTTCCTGCTGCTTTCTTTAACCGTGTTCAGTATCGTGAGTGTGGTTGCTTATATTGCCTTGGCTCTCCTATCAGTGACCATCAGTTTTAGGATATACAAGGGAGTTATCCAAGCAGTCCAAAAGTCTGATGAGGGTCACCCGTTCAG GACTTACTTGGATAAAGATGTTGCTGTTTCCGAGGAGCTTGTCCAAAAATACAGCAACGTTGTGCTTGGCCACTTCAACAGCACAGTTAAAGAGCTCAGGCGCCTTTTCCTAGTGGATGACCTGGTGGATTCGCTAAAG tttgCCGTTTTGATGTGGGTGTTCACCTACGTTGGTGCCTTGTTTAATGGTCTGACATTGCTGATATTGG ctctgattTCACTCTTCAGTATTCCTATTATTTATGAGAAGTACCAG gctCAAATCGACCATTATGTGGGATTCGTGAACAAGAATGTCAAAGATGCAATGACAAA GATCCAAGCTAAAATCCCTGGACTGAAGCGCAAAACTGAATGA
- the RTN4 gene encoding reticulon-4 isoform X6, translating to MHSSAVVDLLYWRDVKKTGVVFGASLFLLLSLTVFSIVSVVAYIALALLSVTISFRIYKGVIQAVQKSDEGHPFRTYLDKDVAVSEELVQKYSNVVLGHFNSTVKELRRLFLVDDLVDSLKFAVLMWVFTYVGALFNGLTLLILALISLFSIPIIYEKYQAQIDHYVGFVNKNVKDAMTKIQAKIPGLKRKTE from the exons TTGTTGACCTCCTTTACTGGCGAGACGTTAAGAAGACGGGTGTGGTATTTGGAGCCAGCTTGTTCCTGCTGCTTTCTTTAACCGTGTTCAGTATCGTGAGTGTGGTTGCTTATATTGCCTTGGCTCTCCTATCAGTGACCATCAGTTTTAGGATATACAAGGGAGTTATCCAAGCAGTCCAAAAGTCTGATGAGGGTCACCCGTTCAG GACTTACTTGGATAAAGATGTTGCTGTTTCCGAGGAGCTTGTCCAAAAATACAGCAACGTTGTGCTTGGCCACTTCAACAGCACAGTTAAAGAGCTCAGGCGCCTTTTCCTAGTGGATGACCTGGTGGATTCGCTAAAG tttgCCGTTTTGATGTGGGTGTTCACCTACGTTGGTGCCTTGTTTAATGGTCTGACATTGCTGATATTGG ctctgattTCACTCTTCAGTATTCCTATTATTTATGAGAAGTACCAG gctCAAATCGACCATTATGTGGGATTCGTGAACAAGAATGTCAAAGATGCAATGACAAA GATCCAAGCTAAAATCCCTGGACTGAAGCGCAAAACTGAATGA